In Felis catus isolate Fca126 chromosome E1, F.catus_Fca126_mat1.0, whole genome shotgun sequence, the following proteins share a genomic window:
- the XYLT2 gene encoding xylosyltransferase 2, whose amino-acid sequence MVASARVQKLVRRYKLAIATALAILLLQGLVVWSFSGLEEDEPGEKGRQRKPRPLDPSEGSKDTDSSAGRRGSAGRRHGRWRGRAESPGMPVAKVVRAVTSRHRANRRVPPAPPPEAPGRQNLSGAAAGEALVGAAGFPPHGDTGSVEGASQPTDNGFTPKCEIVGKDALSALARASSKQCQQEIANVVCLHQAGSLMPKAVPRHCQLAGKMSPGIQWDEVRAQQPVDGPPVRIAYMLVVHGRAIRQLKRLLKAVYHEQHFFYIHVDKRSNYLHREVVELARRYDNVRVTPWRMVTIWGGASLLRMYLRSMRDLLEVPGWAWDFFINLSATDYPTRTNEELVAFLSKNRDKNFLKSHGRDNSRFIKKQGLDRLFHECDSHMWRLGERQIPAGIVVDGGSDWFVLTRGFVEYVVYTDDPLVAQLRQFYTYTLLPAESFFHTVLENSPACQSLVDNNLRVTNWNRRLGCKCQYKHIVDWCGCSPNDFKPQDFLRLQQVSRPTFFARKFESTVNQEVLEILDFHLYGSYPPGTPALKAYWENTYDAADGPSGLSDVMLTAYNAFVRLSLRHAAAAAPPLATPLCRFEPRGLPSSVHLYFYDDHFQGYLVTQPVQPSAQGPAETLEMWLMPQGSLKLLGRSDQASRLQSLEVGTEWDPKERLFRNFGGLLGPLDEPVAMQRWARGPNLTATVVWIDPTYVVATSYDIAVDADTEVTQYKPPLSRPLRPGAWTVRLLQFWEPLGETRFLVLPLTFNRKLPLRKDDASWLHAGPPHNEYMEQSFQGLSGILNLPQPEPAEEAARRHAELTGPALEAWTDGELSGFWSVAGLCAMGPSTCPSLELCRLTSWSSVFPDPKSELGPVKADGRLR is encoded by the exons ATGGTGGCGAGCGCGCGGGTGCAGAAGCTGGTGCGGCGCTACAAGCTGGCGATCGCCACGGCGCTGGCCATCCTGCTGCTGCAGGGCCTGGTGGTGTGGAGCTTCAGCGGCCTAGAGGAAGACGAGCCGGGCGAG aaaggaaggcagagaaagccGCGGCCGCTGGACCCCAGCGAGGGCTCCAAGGACACAGACAGTTCAGCTGGGCGGCGGGGCAGCGCGGGCAGAAGACATGGGCGCTGGCGGGGTCGCGCTGAGAGCCCCGGCATGCCCGTGGCCAAGGTGGTACGGGCCGTAACCAGCCGGCACAGAGCCAACCGCCGGGTCCCGCCAGCCCCACCCCCGGAAGCCCCAGGCCGCCAGAACCTCAGTGGGGCAGCAGCCGGGGAGGCGCTGGTCGGGGCGGCTGGCTTCCCGCCACACGGAGACACGGGGAGCGTGGAGGGCGCCTCCCAGCCCACGGACAACGGCTTCACCCCCAAGTGTGAGATTGTGGGCAAGGACGCGCTGTCTGCCCTGGCCCGGGCCAGCTCCAAGCAGTGCCAGCAGGAGATCGCCAACGTGGTGTGCCTGCACCAGGCCGGGAGCCTCATGCCCAAGGCTGTGCCCCGGCACTGCCAGCTGGCTG GGAAGATGAGCCCCGGCATCCAGTGGGACGAAGTCCGGGCCCAGCAGCCCGTGGACGGCCCCCCGGTCCGAATCGCCTACATGCTGGTGGTTCACGGCCGTGCCATCCGCCAGCTAAAGCGCCTCCTCAAGGCTGTCTACCACGAGCAGCATTTCTTTTACATCCACGTAGACAAG CGTTCCAACTACCTGCACCGCGAGGTGGTGGAGCTGGCCCGGCGGTACGATAATGTGCGGGTGACGCCCTGGCGCATGGTCACCATTTGGGGAGGGGCCAGCCTGCTGAGGATGTATCTGCGCAGCATGCGGGACCTGCTGGAGGTGCCCGGCTGGGCCTGGGACTTCTTCATCAACCTCAGTGCCACCGACTACCCGACCAG gACGAACGAGGAGCTGGTGGCTTTCCTGTCTAAGAACCGGGACAAGAACTTCCTCAAGTCACATGGCCGGGACAACTCCAG GTTCATCAAGAAACAGGGCCTAGACCGGCTCTTCCATGAATGTGACTCGCACATGTGGCGCCTGGGCGAGCGGCAGATCCCGGCGGGCATCGTGGTGGACGGCGGCTCCGACTGGTTCGTGCTGACGCGCGGCTTTGTGGAGTACGTGGTGTACACGGACGACCCGCTGGTGGCCCAGTTGCGCCAGTTCTACACCTACACGCTGCTCCCTGCGGAG tccTTCTTCCACACGGTGCTGGAGAACAGCCCAGCCTGCCAGAGCCTCGTGGACAACAACCTGCGGGTCACCAACTGGAACCGCAGGCTGGGCTGCAAGTGCCAGTACAAGCACATCGTGGACTGGTGCGGCTGCTCCCCCAACGACTTCAAGCCACAGGACTTCCTCCGGCTGCAG CAAGTCTCCAGACCCACCTTCTTCGCCCGGAAGTTTGAGTCGACTGTGAACCAGGAGGTACTGGAAATCCTGGACTTCCACCTGTATGGCAGCTACCCCCCGGGCACGCCGGCCCTCAAGGCCTACTGGGAGAACACGTACGACGCGGCCGACGGCCCCAGTGGGCTCAGCGATGTGATGCTCACCGCTTACAACGCCTTTGTCCGCCTCAGCCTGCGCCACGCTGCCGCCGCTGCACCCCCGCTGGCCACCCCCCTCTGCAG GTTTGAGCCCAGGGGCTTGCCGTCCAGCGTGCACCTGTATTTCTATGACGACCATTTCCAGGGCTACCTGGTGACGCAGCCGGTGCAACCCTCAGCCCAGGGGCCGGCAGAGACGCTTGAGATGTGGCTGATGCCCCAGGGGTCGCTGAAGCTGTTGGGGCGCAGTGACCAGGCCAGCCGGCTCCAGAGTTTGGAG GTCGGCACCGAGTGGGACCCCAAGGAGCGTCTTTTCCGGAACTTTGGGGGGTTGCTGGGGCCGCTGGACGAGCCTGTGGCCATGCAGCGCTGGGCCCGGGGCCCCAACCTCACGGCCACCGTGGTGTGGATTGACCCCACCTACGTGGTGGCCACATCTTACGACATCGCGGTAGACGCGGACACCGAGGTCACGCAGTACAAGCCCCCGCTGAGCCGGCCCCTGCGGCCAGGGGCCTGGACTGTTCGACTGCTTCAATTCTGGGAACCCCTGGGCGAGACCCGCTTCCTCGTGCTGCCCTTGACCTTCAACCGCAAACTACCTCTCAGGAAAG atgACGCCAGCTGGCTGCATGCCGGGCCACCTCACAACGAGTACATGGAGCAGAGTTTCCAGGGCCTCAGCGGCATCCTGAACCTGCCTCAGCCAGAGCCCGCGGAGGAGGCCGCCCGCCGGCACGCGGAGCTCACGGGCCCGGCACTCGAGGCCTGGACAGATGGGGAGCTGAGTGGCTTCTGGTCTGTGGCCGGACTGTGTGCCATGggcccctccacctgcccctccctggagCTCTGCAGACTGACCAGCTGGAGTTCTGTTTTCCCCGACCCCAAATCAGAGCTGGGGCCCGTCAAAGCAGACGGGCGACTCAGGTAG
- the MRPL27 gene encoding 39S ribosomal protein L27, mitochondrial: MASAALALRTRAAVTTLLGPPQTASLAVRYASKKTGGSSKNLGGKSPGKRFGLKKMEDHYVHAGNILATQRHFRWHPGAHVGLGKKKYLYALEEGIVRYTKEVYVPSPSNAEAVDLVTRLPKGAVLYKTFVHVVPTKPEGTFKLVAML; this comes from the exons ATGGCGTCGGCGGCGCTGGCGCTGAGGACGCGGGCGGCCG TTACAACCCTGCTGGGCCCCCCTCAGACTGCCTCTCTTGCTGTCAGATATGCATCCAAGAAGACAGGCGGCAGCTCCAAAAACCTGGGTGGAAAGTCACCAGGCAAACGCTTTGGCCTCAAGAAAATGGAGG ATCACTACGTTCATGCCGGCAACATCCTTGCGACTCAGCGCCACTTCCGTTGGCACCCGGGCGCCCAT gtggggctggggaagaagAAGTACCTCTATGCCCTGGAGGAGGGGATAGTCCGCTACACTAAGGAGGTCTATGTGCCCAGTCCCAGCAACGCGGAGGCTGTGGACCTGGTCACCAGGCTGCCCAAGGGTGCTGTGCTCTATAAGACTTTTGTCCATGTGGTTCCTACCAAGCCTGAGGGCACCTTCAAACTGGTGGCTATGCTTTGA